In a single window of the Candidatus Binataceae bacterium genome:
- a CDS encoding PhnD/SsuA/transferrin family substrate-binding protein: MATLASSPLILGAVAYDPKVVTIWEGFREYFCAHGLNFDYVLFSNYERQVEAHFRGHIDVAWNSPLAWLQSLMLGKSLGREVEALCMRDSDRDLTSVLVVRGDSAIKHLADLRGRKLAVGAADSPQATLIPMELLSGHELLPERDYELLGFDRLVGKHGDHIGGERDAAQALMRGRADAAAMLDGNLTLFSREGTLPPGSFRVLAQTPPYDHCNLTVMADAAATPSVQHLRQLLLDMSYADPRVRPLLDLEGLKRWLPGRTSGYQQLAAAVARFHTADEFVSQVAARWR; this comes from the coding sequence GGGTTTCCGCGAATATTTTTGCGCCCACGGCCTGAACTTCGACTACGTCCTGTTCTCCAACTACGAGCGTCAGGTCGAAGCTCATTTTCGCGGCCACATCGATGTCGCCTGGAACTCTCCGCTGGCCTGGCTGCAAAGCCTGATGCTGGGCAAAAGCCTGGGGCGCGAGGTCGAAGCCCTGTGCATGCGCGATTCCGATCGCGATCTGACCTCGGTGCTGGTGGTACGCGGCGACAGCGCGATCAAACATCTGGCCGATCTCCGCGGACGCAAGCTAGCTGTGGGCGCGGCCGATTCTCCCCAAGCCACGCTCATTCCCATGGAACTGCTCAGCGGCCACGAACTGCTGCCCGAGCGCGATTATGAGCTGCTCGGATTCGACCGCCTGGTGGGCAAGCACGGCGATCACATCGGCGGCGAACGCGACGCGGCGCAGGCGCTGATGCGTGGGCGGGCCGACGCCGCGGCGATGCTGGACGGCAACCTGACGCTGTTCAGCCGCGAAGGCACCCTGCCGCCCGGCTCGTTCAGAGTGCTGGCACAGACACCACCCTACGACCATTGCAATCTGACTGTGATGGCCGACGCCGCCGCCACCCCCTCGGTTCAGCACCTGCGCCAGTTGCTGTTGGACATGAGTTACGCCGACCCGCGGGTGCGGCCGCTGCTCGATCTGGAAGGCCTCAAGCGCTGGCTGCCTGGGCGCACTAGCGGCTACCAGCAACTGGCGGCCGCGGTCGCCCGCTTTCACACCGCCGACGAGTTCGTAAGTCAGGTGGCGGCACGATGGCGCTAG